A genomic stretch from Cydia amplana chromosome 1, ilCydAmpl1.1, whole genome shotgun sequence includes:
- the LOC134662579 gene encoding pancreatic lipase-related protein 2-like, with protein sequence MAIDFRNNPNDPETLQPEINGQLKSQYFDPSRDTKALTHGWLGSGNNTWIQNQKIYFLDGADLNVIVVDWYELARNPNYVWAALSTRYVGKRLAKLLYSLVDNFNTTGEQMHLIGHSLGAHVMGYAGMFFSKNVFRVTGLDPARPLFELPPMPDEYRLDRTDAMFVDIIHTDGGFYGYKESHGQADFYPNGGTSPQPGCEGEDRGHVDSCSHSRSHEFFGESIRGGVPFTSYLCDDYQGFENGECKTNTSSMGDPAKPNAEGNYYLHTRNESLYALGDEF encoded by the exons ATGGCAATAGATTTTAG GAACAACCCAAACGATCCGGAAACCTTGCAACCAGAAATAAATGGTCAACTGAAAAGCCAGTATTTCGACCCCTCGAGAGACACCAAAGCATTGACACATGGTTGGTTGGGTAGCGGCAATAATACTTGGATACAGAATCAAAAGATATATTTCTTAGACGGAGCCGATTTGAACGTGATAGTAGTCGATTGGTACGAGCTGGCACGGAACCCGAACTACGTGTGGGCAGCGTTGTCCACACGGTACGTGGGTAAACGGCTGGCAAAGCTGCTCTACTCACTGGTAGACAACTTTAATACGACGGGAGAACAAATGCATTTGATTGGACACAGCTTGGGAGCACACGTCATGGGATACGCTGGCATGTTTTtcagtaaaaatgtatttagagTTACAG GGCTAGACCCCGCTCGACCGCTGTTCGAATTACCCCCAATGCCTGACGAATACCGTCTGGACAGAACTGACGCCATGTTCGTGGACATCATCCACACGGATGGGGGCTTCTATGGGTACAAAGAGAGCCACGGGCAGGCGGACTTCTACCCCAACGGGGGAACATCCCCGCAACCGGGGTGCGAGGGAGAGGATCGGGGACACGTAG ATTCTTGCAGCCACAGTAGGTCGCACGAGTTCTTCGGAGAATCGATTCGAGGCGGCGTACCGTTCACGTCCTACCTGTGCGATGACTACCAAGGCTTCGAGAATGGCGAGTGCAAGACCAACACCTCCAGCATGGGCGACCCAGCCAAACCCAACGCCGAAGGGAACTACTATCTGCATACGAGAAACGAGTCTTTGTACGCATTGGGAGACGAATTCtag
- the LOC134662587 gene encoding uncharacterized protein LOC134662587 has product MKTLVHSDKVHNDAPHTIAGLAFKGFSERGISSLVQCLRLTANWVWPASRCGRGSRGYWAPSLGSLPPPSPRPSPSPAPSSSDDGGFLPRLRAPLQPAAAPPLLRASSPAPWPPWPPWPPWPPWAAAWTPWSPLHVSDLSSVPFPSSAEGSFPTPPSPFRPRSRPAGPAWRPGPAARRHRPRAPAEPPPPPPHEASPESRSSSSGFGSKNASSSAHNRSSRAGSVAEWRPPPYRPPPPAPAPRPGSAADAGSVDVHYEWDRATRTPTPSTPERRPRARDDVEARVRAMKEEFLEFRKRQALRRRSPEPPVSPLAVYPLSPLSPLAPQAPAPTESVC; this is encoded by the exons ATGAAAACATTGGTGCATTCTGACAAGGTCcacaatgacgcgccgcacacgatagcAGGCTTGGCGTTTAAAGG ATTTAGTGAACGCGGAATATCGAGTTTAGTGCAGTGTTTGCGGCTGACGGCCAACTGGGTGTGGCCGGCGTCGCGGTGCGGGCGCGGGTCGCGCGGGTACTGGGCGCCGTCGCTCGGCTCCCTCCCCCCGCCCTCCCCGCGCCCCTCCCCCTCGCCCGCGCCCTCCTCCTCCGACGACGGCGGCTTCCTGCCGCGCCTGCGCGCGCCGCtgcagcccgccgccgcgccgccgctgctcCGCGCCTCCTCGCCCGCCCCCTGGCCGCCCTGGCCGCCGTGGCCGCCCTGGCCGCCGTGGGCGGCCGCCTGGACGCCCTGGTCGCCGCTCCACGTCTCGGACCTCAGCTCCGTGCCTTTCCCGAGCTCCGCCGAGGGCTCGTTCCCGACGCCGCCGTCGCCGTTCCGGCCCCGCTCGCGGCCGGCGGGGCCGGCGTGGCGGCCCGGCCCCGCGGCGCGCCGCCACCGGCCTCGCGCGCCCGccgagccgccgccgccgccgccgcacgaaGCCTCCCCCGAGAGCCGCTCCTCGTCCAGCGGCTTCGGCAGCAAGAACGCGTCGTCGTCGGCGCACAACCGCAGCAGCCGCGCCGGCAGCGTGGCCGAGTGGCGGCCGCCGCCGtaccggccgccgccgccggcgccggcgccgcggccGGGCTCGGCGGCGGACGCGGGCTCGGTGGACGTGCACTACGAGTGGGACCGCGCCACGCGCACGCCGACGCCGTCCACGCCGGagcggcggccgcgcgcgcgcGACGACGTGGAGGCGAGGGTGCGCGCCATGAAGGAGGAGTTCCTGGAGTTCCGCAAGCGGCAGGCGCTGCGGCGCCGCTCGCCCGAGCCGCCCGTGTCGCCGCTGGCCGTGTACCCGCTGTCCCCGCTGTCCCCGCTCGCGCCGCAAGCGCCGGCGCCGACCGAGAGCGTGTGCTGA
- the LOC134652395 gene encoding protein turtle, whose protein sequence is MGWRAVHTPHIAAGLLLLLLAHLPVTCHQEHQDAVHITAILGESVVFNCQVDFPEDVPVPYVLQWEKKVGETGQDIPIYIWYESYPTHSGEGYEGRVSRVAEDSPYGAASLNLTNIRESDQGWYECKVVFLNRSPNQHKNGTWFHLDVHAPPRFSITPEDIIYVNLGDAIILNCQAEGTPTPEILWYKDANPVEPSGTVGIFNDGTELRISNIRHEDIGDYTCIARNGEGQVSHTARVIIAGGAVITMPPTNQTKLEGEKVQFSCEAKALPGNVTVKWFREGAPVAEVAALETRVTIRRDGALVINPVAADDSGQYLCEVSNGIGDPQSASAYLNVEYPAKVTFTPTVQYLPFRLAGVVQCYIKANPPLQYVTWTKDKRLLEPYQTKDIVIMNNGSLLFTRVNQNHQGRYTCTPYNAQGTQGSSGPMEVLVRKPPAFTVEPEPLYQRKVGESVEMHCEAQEAEGTQRPTVAWRRRDGLPLQKSRVRALGGNITIDTLRRQDFGIYQCVAANEVATITADTQLVIEGTQPHAPYNVSGAATEFQVTLRWQPGYAGGPDYKQDYTIWHREAGFSEWTKVPVTPSGATTVTINRLQPGTTYEFQVNSKNTIGEGMMSKAITIRTLDVGAKPKPAPTPAGPPDEKVFPTAPEATGPKSGPPRNLTVTEVHNGFLITWQAPLERASLVQYYTIKYRTDAHWKTLNRGQIRPEETSYLVKNLVGGRTYYFRVLANSASSFESSEEVKFPVPARVKHKAITAGVVGGILFFIVAIILSVCAVKICNKRKRRKQEKEIIRLQHTTW, encoded by the exons ATGGGCTGGCGCGCCGTGCACACGCCGCACATCGCCGCCGgcttgctgctgctgctgctcgcACACTTGCCag TAACGTGCCACCAGGAACACCAGGATGCAGTGCACATCACCGCGATCCTGGGCGAGAGCGTCGTGTTCAACTGCCAGGTGGACTTCCCCGAGGATGTCCCCGTGCCGTACGTGTTGCAGTGGGAGAAGAAGGTAGGCGAAACG GGACAAGACATCCCGATCTACATCTGGTACGAGAGCTACCCGACGCACAGCGGGGAAGGCTACGAGGGGCGAGTGTCGCGCGTGGCGGAGGACTCGCCCTACGGCGCGGCGAGCCTCAACCTCACCAACATTAGGGAGTCGGACCAG GGCTGGTACGAGTGTAAGGTGGTGTTCCTCAACCGGTCCCCGAACCAGCACAAAAATGGCACCTGGTTCCACCTCGACGTGCACGCGCCACCGCGCTTCTCCATCACACCGGAAGACATTATATACGTTAATTTAG GGGACGCGATAATCCTGAACTGCCAGGCGGAGGGCACGCCCACGCCCGAGATCCTGTGGTACAAGGACGCGAACCCCGTGGAGCCGTCGGGCACGGTGGGCATCTTCAACGACGGCACCGAGCTGCGCATCAGCAACATCCGCCACGAGGACATCGGGGACTACACCTGCATCGCGAGGAACGGCGAGGGACAGGTTTCGCACACGGCGAGGGTCATCATTGCCGGCGGGGCGGTCATCACG ATGCCACCAACGAACCAGACTAAGCTAGAAGGCGAGAAGGTGCAGTTCTCCTGCGAGGCCAAAGCCCTGCCCGGGAACGTGACAGTGAAGTGGTTCCGCGAGGGCGCGCCCGTGGCCGAGGTGGCGGCGCTCGAGACGCGCGTCACCATCCGGAGGGATGGCGCGCTAGTCATCAACCCCGTGGCGGCTGACGACTCCGGCCAGTACCTCTGCGAGGTGTCCAATGGGATTGGTGATCCGCAGAGCGCGTCCGCGTACCTCAACGTCGAAT ACCCCGCGAAGGTGACGTTCACGCCAACAGTCCAGTACCTGCCGTTCCGCCTGGCCGGCGTGGTGCAGTGCTACATCAAGGCCAACCCCCCCCTCCAATACGTGACGTGGACCAAGGACAAGCGCCTCCTGGAGCCCTACCAGACCAAGGACATCGTGATCATGAACAACGGCTCGCTGCTGTTCACGCGCGTCAACCAGAACCATCAGGGCAGATACACTTGCACGCCGTATAATGCGCAGGGCACGCAGGGGTCTTCAG GACCGATGGAAGTACTAGTGCGGAAGCCACCGGCATTTACGGTCGAGCCAGAACCCTTGTACCAAAGAAAG GTGGGTGAGAGTGTGGAGATGCACTGCGAGGCGCAGGAGGCGGAGGGCACGCAGCGGCCGACGGTGgcgtggcggcggcgcgacGGCCTGCCGCTGCAGAAGTCGCGTGTGCGCGCTCTAGGAGGCAACATCACGATCGACACGTTGCGTCGGCAGGACTTCGGGATCTACCAGTGCGTCGCGGCTAACGAG GTGGCAACGATCACCGCGGACACGCAGCTAGTGATCGAGGGCACGCAGCCGCACGCGCCGTACAACGTGAGCGGCGCGGCCACGGAGTTCCAGGTGACGCTCCGCTGGCAGCCCGGGTACGCGGGCGGGCCCGACTACAAGCAGGACTACACCATCTGGCACCGCGAGGCCGGCTTCTCCGAGTGGACCAAGGTGCCCGTCACCCCGTCCGGAGCCACCACG GTAACAATAAACCGCCTACAACCGGGAACGACATACGAATTCCAAGTGAACAGCAAGAACACGATCGGAGAAGGAATGATGAGCAAGGCGATCACCATTCGGACCCTCG ATGTGGGCGCCAAGCCGAAGCCGGCGCCCACGCCGGCCGGCCCGCCCGACGAGAAGGTGTTCCCCACTGCACCCGAGGCTACCG GTCCAAAATCGGGTCCACCCCGCAACCTGACCGTGACGGAAGTGCACAACGGGTTCCTCATCACGTGGCAGGCGCCGCTGGAGCGCGCGTCGCTCGTGCAGTACTACACCATCAAGTACCGCACCGACGCGCACTGGAAGACGCTCAACCGCGGCCAGATCCGCCCCGAGGAGACCAGCTACCTCG TTAAAAACCTAGTGGGCGGTCGCACATATTACTTCCGCGTGCTAGCCAACTCGGCGTCCAGCTTCGAGAGCTCCGAAGAGGTGAAGTTCCCGGTCCCGGCGCGCGTGAAGCACAAGGCCATCACCGCGGGGGTGGTCGGCGGCATCCTGTTCTTCATCGTGGCCATCATCCTGTCGGTGTGCGCGGTCAAGATCTGCAACAAGCGCAAGCGGCGCAAGCAGGAGAAAG AAATCATCCGCTTACAGCATACAACATGGTAG
- the LOC134652307 gene encoding uncharacterized protein LOC134652307, translating into MSENSPFNRSGLTRRSPPSTPTPQPGPPGPAPANMPQEEEPPKVFPTSDIQTWLKKIELNLHDVCSTSAEGKLNTDQKIRINNLCRNVSHLASQMAIEYQSLKSHAVQAYQSRQAHQEKMDLVQRIQELKESIEESSRQVSGPVSFADALKKNGTRYVQPSNISSVAIYPVDKLKSSEETKSLVQKIIRPEEMKLHVRGLRKIKNGGVVISTDSKEDVIKLKQSAQLMTSGLTVDEPQKRKPRIVVIGVPTDMQEPEVLKCIFHQNLADKLQDWSLEKFMVSTKLSHKSGKKDAETCNYIIEVSGAIRKALITNDRVFVNWSSCPVRDFTLVTRCFKCQLYNHAAKTCKMETHICGHCGEAGHSFKECTKKDEAPKCATCSYYKKPCNHQTGEADCPARKMAEKRYLNSIDYEGA; encoded by the coding sequence ATGTCGGAGAATAGTCCATTTAATCGGAGTGGACTAACACGCCGCAGCCCGCCCTCAACGCCCACGCCGCAGCCCGGCCCGCCCGGGCCCGCACCAGCAAACATGCCGCAGGAAGAAGAGCCCCCGAAGGTATTTCCTACGAGTGACATCCAGACCTGGCTGAAAAAGATCGAACTGAACCTCCACGACGTATGCTCTACATCTGCAGAAGGTAAACTTAACACTGACCAGAAGATCAGAATTAACAACTTGTGTCGCAACGTGAGCCACTTAGCCTCACAAATGGCTATTGAATACCAATCCCTAAAAAGCCACGCAGTCCAAGCATATCAGTCTCGCCAAGCGCATCAGGAAAAAATGGACCTCGTACAACGCATCCAAGAACTAAAGGAGTCAATTGAGGAATCCAGCCGACAAGTTTCGGGACCTGTATCGTTTGCCGACGCCCTGAAGAAAAATGGAACGAGGTACGTTCAACCGTCTAACATTAGCTCAGTCGCAATCTATCCGGTTGACAAGTTGAAATCGAGTGAGGAGACAAAATCTCTCGTTCAAAAGATTATCCGGCCCGAAGAAATGAAGTTGCACGTGAGAGGGTTGCGCAAGATCAAAAACGGCGGTGTAGTGATAAGCACTGACTCAAAAGAAGACGTAATAAAACTCAAGCAATCGGCGCAGCTTATGACCTCTGGACTCACCGTTGACGAGCCACAAAAACGCAAGCCCAGAATTGTAGTCATTGGAGTTCCCACGGACATGCAGGAACCTGAAGTCCTCAAGTGCATATTCCATCAAAACTTAGCCGATAAATTACAAGATTGGTCGCTCGAAAAATTTATGGTTTCCACTAAGCTCAGTCACAAATCCGGAAAAAAGGACGCCGAGACCTGTAATTATATAattgaagtttctggagcgataCGCAAGGCCTTAATTACAAACGACAGAGTTTTTGTGAATTGGTCATCGTGCCCTGTTAGGGATTTCACCTTGGTTACGCGCTGTTTCAAATGTCAGCTTTACAATCATGCAGCGAAGACCTGCAAAATGGAGACTCACATCTGCGGCCACTGCGGCGAAGCGGGTCACTCATTTAAGGAATGCACAAAAAAGGACGAAGCACCAAAATGTGCAACATGCTCGTACTACAAGAAACCATGCAACCACCAAACAGGCGAAGCCGACTGCCCAGCTAGAAAAATGGCcgaaaaaaggtatttaaactcTATAGATTATGAAGGCGCCTAG